The proteins below come from a single Fodinicola acaciae genomic window:
- a CDS encoding biotin--[acetyl-CoA-carboxylase] ligase codes for MSKYADLDRPPLSETNLRRALQRDFWTDVRVVAETGSTNADVAALADTGAPEGLVVLAEYQGAGRGRRDRTWVSPPRAGISVSMLLRPAAPAPRWGWLSLLAGVAAARSVREVAGLEVSLKWPNDLLAGAGKVAGILAEAHGAAVVLGIGLNVTNTAAELPERAGAPASSLRLAGATCTDRDTIVRALLRAVAEDYRDWSDAHGDPDASGLRVAYRTMCRTVGQRVSVELPTGRTLDGEATDIDADGRLVVRTADGTLTPVAAGDVTHVNPARG; via the coding sequence GTGAGCAAGTACGCCGACCTGGATCGGCCGCCGCTGTCCGAGACAAACCTGCGCCGCGCGCTGCAGCGCGACTTCTGGACCGACGTACGCGTCGTCGCCGAGACCGGCTCGACCAACGCCGACGTCGCAGCGCTCGCCGACACCGGCGCGCCCGAGGGGTTGGTGGTGCTCGCCGAATACCAAGGCGCCGGACGCGGCCGGCGCGACCGTACGTGGGTCAGTCCGCCGCGCGCCGGCATCAGCGTCTCCATGTTGTTGCGGCCAGCCGCTCCGGCGCCGCGGTGGGGATGGCTGTCGCTGCTGGCCGGCGTCGCCGCGGCGCGGTCGGTACGTGAGGTCGCCGGCCTGGAGGTGTCGCTGAAATGGCCGAACGACCTGCTGGCCGGCGCGGGGAAGGTCGCCGGCATCCTGGCCGAGGCGCACGGCGCCGCGGTCGTGCTGGGGATCGGCCTCAACGTCACCAATACGGCCGCTGAGCTGCCGGAACGCGCCGGCGCACCGGCCAGTTCGCTGCGGCTGGCCGGTGCGACCTGCACCGACCGGGACACGATCGTGCGCGCGCTGCTGCGTGCGGTCGCCGAGGACTATCGCGACTGGTCCGACGCGCACGGCGATCCGGACGCCAGTGGCCTGCGGGTCGCCTACCGGACGATGTGTCGCACGGTCGGGCAGCGAGTCAGCGTCGAGCTGCCTACCGGCCGTACGTTGGACGGCGAGGCCACCGACATCGACGCCGACGGCCGGCTGGTCGTACGCACCGCCGACGGCACTCTCACCCCGGTCGCCGCCGGCGACGTCACGCACGTCAACCCGGCGCGAGGGTGA
- a CDS encoding PH domain-containing protein has protein sequence MRFPEKLLDEDERLVLHLHPHWKTLVPAVFVLLLTVGLASYAIAAWPYTSLRVLVAIIAAAVIVWYVGRRLVRWLTTHVVFTSERVIVRVGLIRRHRWELPLGAITDVAYAGSIVGRMVGCGTLIVQAAGDDENEGGQLTLVDLPRAREIQTILYELMEEEDERALAEDEEEDLGDNGDDEFPHFGNHRGPSPVVRLDQPE, from the coding sequence GTGCGGTTTCCGGAGAAATTGCTGGATGAGGACGAGCGGCTGGTGCTGCATCTGCATCCGCACTGGAAGACGCTGGTGCCCGCGGTCTTCGTGCTGCTGCTGACCGTCGGCTTGGCGTCGTACGCGATCGCGGCCTGGCCGTACACCTCGCTGCGCGTGCTCGTCGCGATCATCGCGGCCGCGGTGATCGTCTGGTACGTCGGCCGGCGGCTCGTCCGCTGGCTCACGACGCACGTCGTCTTCACCAGCGAGCGGGTCATCGTGCGGGTCGGCCTGATCCGCCGGCACCGCTGGGAACTGCCGCTCGGCGCCATCACCGATGTCGCGTACGCCGGCTCGATCGTCGGCCGCATGGTCGGCTGCGGCACACTGATCGTGCAGGCCGCCGGTGACGACGAGAACGAAGGCGGCCAGCTCACCCTCGTCGATCTCCCGCGCGCTCGAGAAATCCAAACAATTCTTTATGAATTGATGGAGGAAGAAGACGAGCGCGCTTTGGCCGAGGATGAAGAAGAAGACCTGGGTGATAATGGTGACGATGAGTTTCCGCACTTCGGGAATCATCGCGGGCCTTCACCCGTCGTAAGGCTCGACCAACCAGAATGA
- a CDS encoding response regulator transcription factor: protein MSTVLLAEDDAAIAQPLSRALEREGHDVIVRSDGPSTLQSALSGVANLLVLDLGLPEMDGLEVCRRLRGARSTLPVLMLTARRDEVDYVVGLDAGADDYVGKPFRLAELLARVRALLRRSAAGELSAAGVRVDVASRRAYVDGEEVHLTNKEFALLQLLLEHAGEVVGRETVAEQVWGDAGAASSKTMDMHVSWLRRKIGDDASAPRRLVTVRGVGFRFERDAEK, encoded by the coding sequence GTGTCCACCGTGCTGCTGGCGGAGGATGACGCCGCCATCGCTCAACCGCTGTCCCGTGCGCTCGAGCGCGAAGGACACGACGTCATCGTCCGGTCGGACGGTCCGTCCACGCTGCAGAGCGCGCTCTCCGGTGTCGCCAACCTGCTCGTCCTGGACCTCGGCCTGCCGGAGATGGACGGCCTGGAGGTCTGCCGCCGGCTGCGCGGCGCTCGCTCCACGCTGCCGGTGCTGATGCTGACCGCACGCCGCGACGAGGTCGACTATGTGGTCGGCCTGGACGCCGGCGCGGACGACTACGTCGGCAAGCCGTTCCGGCTGGCCGAGCTGCTCGCGCGCGTACGTGCGCTGCTGCGGCGCTCGGCGGCCGGCGAGCTCTCGGCCGCCGGCGTACGCGTCGACGTCGCCTCCCGCCGCGCATACGTCGACGGCGAGGAAGTGCACCTCACCAACAAGGAGTTCGCTCTGCTGCAGCTGCTGCTGGAGCACGCCGGTGAGGTGGTCGGCAGGGAGACCGTCGCCGAGCAGGTGTGGGGAGACGCCGGCGCGGCCTCCTCCAAGACCATGGACATGCACGTGTCGTGGCTGCGCCGCAAGATCGGCGACGACGCCAGCGCTCCGCGCCGGCTGGTCACCGTACGCGGGGTCGGCTTCCGGTTCGAGCGGGACGCGGAGAAGTAG
- a CDS encoding sensor histidine kinase, whose product MRRRIVAATLLVALVAIGILGVPLLVITQQEITTSAQDRLTTDAYRYAIAIEPYVADGTLTAKRLDDLVTDTPYVEVMLADGRRLATGARPGGNPLRATISMTGGRLLVERSPGDYYTERVESAAVVIIAAAVAIGVAVLLAGRVSQRLTTPLSRLADDAGRFGDGDLRPSGQRYGIPELDDVARVLDGAALRLSDLVRREREFAGDVSHQLRSRLTALSMRLEEVSTSPDPNAAGEANLALEQVDRMVSVIDDLLEQARNERARSAVPVNVTEQLDSVYQEWAPQLSSLGRKLRILPADGLRAHATPGHLQQAIGVLVENAMNHGGGTVDVQAFRHGEHVVVEVTDEGPGIADSLVGSVFARGVSGRGGTGLGLPLARALVEADSGRLELVRPKPATFAIYLPGLPNEN is encoded by the coding sequence ATGCGTCGGCGCATTGTCGCGGCCACTCTGCTGGTCGCGCTCGTTGCGATCGGCATCCTTGGCGTACCACTGCTGGTCATCACGCAGCAGGAGATCACCACCTCAGCGCAGGACCGGCTGACCACGGATGCCTATCGCTACGCCATCGCGATCGAGCCGTACGTGGCGGACGGGACGCTGACCGCCAAGCGGCTCGACGACCTGGTGACCGACACGCCGTACGTCGAGGTGATGCTGGCGGACGGCCGGCGGCTGGCCACCGGCGCGCGTCCCGGCGGCAATCCACTGCGGGCCACGATCAGCATGACCGGCGGCCGGCTGCTGGTCGAGCGCTCGCCGGGCGACTACTACACCGAGCGCGTGGAGTCCGCGGCCGTCGTCATCATCGCGGCTGCCGTCGCCATCGGCGTGGCCGTGCTGCTCGCCGGCCGCGTCTCGCAGCGGCTGACCACGCCGCTGTCCCGGCTGGCCGACGACGCCGGCCGGTTCGGCGACGGCGACCTGCGGCCGTCCGGTCAGCGCTATGGCATCCCCGAGCTGGACGATGTCGCGCGCGTGCTTGACGGTGCCGCGTTGCGGCTGTCCGACCTCGTACGCCGTGAACGCGAGTTCGCCGGTGACGTGTCGCATCAGCTGCGGTCCCGGCTCACCGCGCTGTCGATGCGGCTGGAGGAGGTCAGCACCTCTCCCGATCCGAACGCGGCCGGCGAGGCCAACCTGGCGTTGGAGCAGGTCGACCGGATGGTGTCGGTCATCGACGACCTGCTGGAGCAGGCACGCAACGAACGCGCGCGTTCGGCCGTACCAGTCAATGTGACCGAGCAGCTCGACAGCGTCTATCAGGAGTGGGCGCCGCAGCTGTCCAGCCTTGGCCGCAAGCTGCGGATCCTGCCCGCCGACGGACTGCGCGCACACGCCACACCAGGCCACCTGCAGCAGGCCATCGGCGTACTGGTGGAGAACGCCATGAACCACGGCGGCGGCACGGTCGACGTACAGGCGTTCCGGCACGGCGAGCACGTCGTCGTCGAGGTCACCGACGAAGGGCCTGGCATCGCCGACTCGCTGGTCGGCTCGGTCTTCGCGCGCGGCGTCTCCGGTCGCGGCGGCACCGGCCTTGGCCTGCCGCTGGCCCGCGCGCTGGTCGAGGCTGACTCCGGCCGGCTGGAGCTCGTACGGCCGAAGCCGGCCACCTTCGCTATTTACTTGCCTGGCCTGCCAAATGAGAACTGA
- a CDS encoding GtrA family protein — protein MNLVRSLYDRWQSRLHEVTAFGVIGGVNFLLDLLLFNLFYGVFGIPSLTARGFATVLSASSSYFMNKHWTFRGRNDNDRRREVILFIVFSAAGLLIQWGFLGMFKFVLGLDNIFWANLGNIMGVAVAMFFRFWAFSKFVFLQAPPAEETAEREKEPTPV, from the coding sequence GTGAATCTCGTTCGCAGTCTTTATGACCGCTGGCAGAGTCGCCTTCACGAGGTCACCGCATTCGGTGTGATCGGCGGCGTCAATTTCCTCCTCGACCTGCTGCTGTTCAACCTCTTCTACGGGGTTTTCGGCATCCCGTCGCTGACCGCGCGCGGTTTCGCGACCGTGCTGTCGGCGTCCAGCTCGTACTTCATGAACAAGCACTGGACCTTCCGCGGCCGCAACGACAACGACCGGCGCCGCGAGGTGATCCTGTTCATCGTGTTCAGCGCCGCCGGCCTGCTGATCCAGTGGGGATTCCTCGGAATGTTCAAGTTCGTGCTCGGACTTGACAATATTTTCTGGGCCAACCTCGGCAACATCATGGGCGTCGCGGTGGCGATGTTCTTCCGCTTCTGGGCCTTCAGCAAATTCGTGTTCCTGCAGGCACCGCCGGCCGAGGAAACCGCGGAGCGAGAGAAAGAGCCGACTCCGGTCTAG
- a CDS encoding GtrA family protein → MRLIRRLVERWHRLIKEMTAFGIIGVVNTGVQYVALNAFHFWLHVGLLTSNGLATVISATSSYFMNRHWTFRHRARSSMRREYTLFFIFNAIGLAISSAVLWLFKYVLHLDTPLWVNVAATIGLVLGTLFRFVTYSKWVFLHPDDALYEQSEESSTESDREPASVPDKT, encoded by the coding sequence ATGCGACTCATCCGCCGCCTGGTCGAGCGCTGGCACCGGCTCATCAAGGAGATGACGGCGTTCGGCATCATCGGCGTGGTCAACACCGGCGTGCAGTACGTCGCGCTGAACGCCTTCCACTTCTGGCTGCACGTCGGCCTGCTGACCTCCAATGGCCTGGCCACGGTCATCTCGGCGACCAGCTCGTACTTCATGAACCGGCACTGGACGTTCCGGCACCGCGCGCGCAGCAGCATGCGGCGCGAATACACGCTCTTCTTCATCTTCAACGCGATCGGCCTGGCCATCTCGTCGGCGGTGCTGTGGCTGTTCAAGTACGTGCTGCATCTGGACACCCCACTGTGGGTGAACGTCGCGGCCACAATCGGACTCGTGCTCGGCACGCTTTTCCGTTTCGTCACCTACAGCAAGTGGGTCTTCCTGCATCCCGATGACGCGCTGTACGAGCAGAGCGAGGAATCGTCGACGGAGAGCGACCGCGAGCCGGCGAGCGTACCGGACAAAACGTAA
- a CDS encoding sigma-70 family RNA polymerase sigma factor, with protein MSGGTGAGRQLSSGEPPAGPSDAELITASRAGDTGAFEVLYRRHAEAAQRYAMTLTGNPTDRDDLVSEAFAKVLSTLRAGGGPDLAFRSYLLSVVRNAFYDRTRRDKRLEITDDMTRHDRGVAFTDTVVEGLERTLAARAFATLPERWQMVLWHTEVEGDSPAEVAPLLGLTPNGVAALAYRARERLRQAYLSVHVADAPQTTMVAGTTCGWTAERLGARVRGGLSKREAAKVDAHVQECAKCSVLYAELGELNGGLRGVLAPLILGAAVGGYFLKPAAAVAAVGGGLAGLWQWILAGLQRLKDFLKQPSGMAAAAAVLVVVIAAAAGAFVLTSGKEEPAKPPGAAGPNKPAPGGGGGGGTPGGGGAPGGGGAPGPGSAPGSTPGAGPGAGPGAGPGAGPGATPGTGPAGQPGGTSGPAPSAPAVRPTLAVSSVGPLSPGRPAVIKAVVATPAAGGGRGNAVPLLFPRLDSGPLTLSLGNALTVSNTDAADGWFCQVGGRTCTHGPLTPGMVTTAYIRVNVAPNATGRIPVTVSGGGGAATSASASLPTPVKQDWGTLYAVNGKARLQVTGNTLMTCWWRAPGCPAARQRQLNPYGVDNDRQKMFPYDSDHDSYTRVSSSGRVAGSGQVLYAGLFWSASARPAGGVPPALLSGPNGVRTPVTPSLVDGPAGPSTFQAYADVTHLVRAGGFGTWTVGWHTGPAPGVRAYAGWALIVVTSDTAAPYGQIAVFDVNLDIGTGRRSATLHLPLETVGVNSVVGAVAWEGDASLPGDRVAINGHPLAGRDRLCGADNAFCSHADDTVERNWNTFGTDAWTASGGQLNRTADLAGTSVQDAVTLGAFAIANQS; from the coding sequence ATGTCTGGCGGCACCGGCGCCGGCCGGCAGCTGAGCTCAGGAGAGCCACCGGCCGGCCCCAGCGACGCTGAGCTCATCACCGCGTCGCGCGCGGGCGACACCGGTGCCTTCGAGGTGCTCTATCGCCGGCACGCCGAGGCGGCACAGCGTTACGCGATGACCCTGACCGGCAACCCCACCGACCGCGACGACCTGGTCTCCGAGGCCTTCGCCAAGGTGCTCTCGACGCTGCGCGCCGGCGGCGGACCCGACCTCGCCTTCCGCTCCTATCTCCTGTCGGTCGTACGCAACGCCTTCTACGACCGCACGCGCCGCGACAAGCGGCTGGAGATCACCGACGACATGACCCGGCACGACCGCGGCGTCGCGTTCACCGACACGGTCGTCGAGGGCCTGGAGCGTACGCTCGCCGCGCGTGCCTTCGCGACGCTGCCGGAGCGCTGGCAGATGGTGCTCTGGCACACCGAGGTCGAAGGCGACTCGCCGGCCGAGGTGGCGCCGCTGCTCGGCCTCACCCCCAACGGCGTCGCCGCATTGGCCTATCGCGCGCGCGAGCGGCTGCGGCAGGCGTACCTGTCCGTACACGTCGCCGACGCGCCGCAGACGACCATGGTCGCCGGCACGACGTGCGGCTGGACGGCCGAGCGGCTCGGCGCGCGCGTACGCGGTGGCCTCAGCAAACGCGAGGCCGCCAAGGTCGACGCGCACGTACAGGAGTGTGCCAAGTGCAGCGTGCTCTATGCCGAGCTCGGCGAGCTCAACGGTGGCCTGCGCGGCGTACTGGCTCCGCTCATCCTCGGTGCCGCGGTCGGCGGCTATTTCCTCAAGCCAGCAGCCGCGGTGGCCGCGGTCGGCGGCGGCCTGGCCGGCCTGTGGCAGTGGATCCTCGCCGGCCTCCAGCGGCTCAAGGATTTCCTCAAGCAGCCGTCCGGCATGGCGGCCGCGGCCGCCGTCCTCGTCGTCGTGATCGCCGCTGCCGCCGGCGCCTTCGTCCTCACCAGTGGCAAGGAGGAGCCGGCGAAGCCACCGGGAGCGGCCGGCCCGAACAAACCCGCTCCTGGTGGCGGCGGCGGTGGCGGTACGCCGGGTGGTGGCGGCGCTCCTGGCGGTGGCGGCGCTCCTGGGCCGGGCAGCGCTCCCGGCAGCACTCCTGGGGCCGGTCCTGGGGCCGGTCCCGGGGCTGGTCCTGGCGCTGGTCCTGGCGCTACGCCTGGCACCGGTCCGGCTGGTCAGCCTGGTGGCACGTCCGGACCCGCTCCGAGCGCGCCGGCCGTACGACCGACGCTGGCGGTGTCGAGCGTGGGACCGCTGTCACCGGGGCGGCCGGCGGTCATCAAGGCGGTGGTCGCCACGCCGGCCGCCGGCGGCGGTCGCGGCAACGCCGTACCGCTGCTGTTCCCGCGGCTCGACTCCGGCCCGCTGACGCTCAGTCTCGGCAACGCGCTGACGGTCAGCAACACCGACGCCGCGGACGGCTGGTTCTGCCAGGTCGGCGGGCGTACGTGCACGCACGGTCCGCTGACCCCCGGGATGGTCACCACCGCGTACATCCGCGTGAACGTGGCGCCCAACGCGACTGGCCGGATCCCGGTGACGGTGTCCGGCGGCGGCGGCGCGGCCACCAGCGCGTCCGCGAGCCTGCCGACGCCGGTCAAGCAGGACTGGGGGACGCTCTACGCGGTCAACGGCAAGGCGCGGCTGCAGGTCACCGGCAACACGCTGATGACCTGCTGGTGGCGCGCGCCCGGCTGTCCGGCGGCGCGGCAGCGGCAGCTCAACCCGTACGGCGTGGACAACGACCGGCAGAAGATGTTTCCCTACGACTCCGACCACGACAGCTACACGCGCGTCTCATCGTCAGGTCGTGTGGCGGGGTCGGGACAGGTGCTCTATGCCGGGTTGTTCTGGTCGGCGTCCGCGCGGCCGGCCGGTGGCGTGCCGCCCGCGCTGCTGAGCGGCCCCAACGGTGTCCGTACGCCGGTCACGCCGAGCCTGGTCGACGGACCGGCCGGCCCGAGCACCTTCCAGGCCTACGCCGACGTGACCCACCTGGTGCGCGCCGGCGGCTTCGGCACCTGGACGGTCGGCTGGCACACCGGACCCGCGCCAGGCGTGCGCGCGTACGCCGGTTGGGCCCTGATCGTGGTCACCAGCGACACCGCCGCACCGTACGGCCAGATCGCCGTCTTCGACGTGAACCTGGACATCGGCACCGGCCGCCGCTCGGCGACCCTGCACCTGCCGCTGGAGACCGTCGGCGTGAACAGCGTCGTCGGCGCCGTGGCCTGGGAAGGCGACGCGAGCCTGCCCGGCGACCGGGTGGCGATCAACGGCCACCCGCTGGCCGGCCGCGACCGGCTGTGCGGCGCCGACAACGCCTTCTGCAGTCATGCCGACGACACGGTCGAACGCAACTGGAACACCTTCGGCACCGACGCCTGGACGGCCAGCGGCGGCCAGCTGAACCGTACGGCCGACCTGGCCGGCACATCCGTGCAGGACGCGGTCACGCTTGGGGCCTTCGCCATCGCCAACCAGTCCTGA